A single genomic interval of Sinorhizobium meliloti harbors:
- the ccoS gene encoding cbb3-type cytochrome oxidase assembly protein CcoS, whose product MNYLAVLIPVALAMGAVGLLAFLWSLRAGQYEDLDGAAERVLLDDEEDEGPPADPAMDGTASTGQRSGPKEDDEATLHPGGSNAKHG is encoded by the coding sequence ATGAACTATCTTGCCGTTCTTATACCGGTGGCATTGGCGATGGGCGCTGTCGGACTGCTGGCATTTCTCTGGTCGCTGCGTGCGGGTCAATATGAGGACCTGGACGGGGCGGCTGAAAGAGTCCTGTTGGACGATGAGGAAGACGAAGGGCCGCCGGCGGACCCGGCCATGGACGGAACCGCCAGCACAGGCCAGCGTTCTGGACCGAAAGAAGACGATGAAGCGACGCTGCACCCCGGAGGATCCAATGCCAAACACGGATGA
- a CDS encoding YcnI family protein, with the protein MLKKPVLTAALIAVGAGAAIAHTSLETKEAPVGASYKAVFRVPHGCDGKPTNAVRVQIPEGVIAVKPMPKPGWTLEKVSGAYEKSYDNHGTPTKEGVKEVLWKGGHLGDDEYDEFVVRVYLTSDLPAGKVLYFPTVQECPDGAAERWIEIPAEGQSGDDLEFPAPGVKLLEKAGSH; encoded by the coding sequence ATGCTAAAGAAACCGGTGCTGACCGCCGCCCTGATTGCCGTTGGTGCGGGAGCGGCGATCGCTCACACCTCGCTCGAAACGAAGGAAGCTCCGGTAGGCGCGAGCTATAAGGCCGTCTTCCGCGTGCCGCACGGCTGCGACGGGAAGCCGACCAACGCGGTGCGCGTCCAGATTCCGGAGGGCGTTATTGCCGTTAAGCCGATGCCCAAGCCCGGCTGGACCCTGGAGAAGGTAAGCGGCGCCTACGAGAAGTCCTACGACAACCACGGCACCCCGACGAAGGAGGGCGTGAAGGAGGTGCTGTGGAAGGGGGGCCATCTGGGAGACGACGAGTACGATGAGTTCGTAGTGCGCGTTTATCTGACGTCGGACCTGCCGGCGGGCAAGGTGCTCTATTTCCCTACCGTGCAGGAGTGCCCCGACGGCGCGGCTGAACGATGGATCGAGATCCCGGCAGAAGGCCAGAGCGGCGACGATCTCGAGTTTCCGGCTCCCGGTGTAAAGCTCCTCGAAAAGGCGGGCAGCCACTAA
- a CDS encoding copper resistance CopC/CopD family protein — MINPRLEGRRCHAPARMLALSVLACSAWLWLAATAFAHASLVETNPADNAVLAEAPAAFLMTFSEVISPLSLRLVGPHGSSVSLEHYELRDRTLKIEPPSRLVRGTHVLSWRVVSEDGHPIGGSVIFTIGAPSATPPAAAVGIDWEVGTAIWMAKLALYLGLFLGIGGSFALSWLGKGERSGTVAIHIILGVGLVGALLSVGFQGLDALAVPLRRLVHLATWQAGMSTSFGRTSVVAVLASVMATFALVAKGGWGRLLSLAALSGTGLALALSGHASAAEPQWVTRPMVFLHGVGIAFWTGVLTPLGLALARRTPESAGMLRRFSTTIPLVLALLIVAGMVLAVTQVRKPAALVETAYGVVLLAKLALFVLLLALAVFNRLRLTEPAERRDAPAAGRLARSIAIETVVAVLIFGVAAVWRFTPPPRALEVAASRPAAVHLHAARAMANVRLSPGRVGQVAAFIEVFGKDGQVLAPREVTLVLSNPASGIEAIRRPAQPTGERNWRVDGLVVPLPGAWHVRLDLLVSDFELVKLEGKVGIRP; from the coding sequence ATGATCAACCCGCGCTTGGAGGGACGCCGATGCCACGCCCCGGCTCGCATGCTGGCGCTTTCGGTGCTGGCCTGTTCTGCATGGCTCTGGCTCGCCGCAACGGCCTTCGCGCATGCATCGCTGGTCGAGACCAACCCGGCAGACAACGCCGTGCTCGCCGAGGCGCCTGCGGCGTTTTTGATGACCTTCAGCGAGGTGATCTCGCCGCTCTCCCTAAGACTGGTCGGGCCGCACGGCTCGAGCGTTAGCCTCGAACACTACGAGCTACGCGATCGAACACTGAAAATCGAACCACCGTCCAGACTCGTCCGGGGCACGCATGTGCTTTCCTGGCGTGTGGTCTCCGAAGACGGACATCCGATCGGTGGTTCGGTGATCTTCACGATTGGGGCGCCGAGCGCAACGCCTCCCGCAGCCGCAGTGGGCATAGACTGGGAGGTTGGCACGGCAATATGGATGGCAAAGCTCGCCCTCTATCTCGGCCTCTTTCTAGGAATTGGCGGGTCGTTCGCGCTGTCGTGGCTTGGAAAGGGCGAGCGCTCCGGAACCGTGGCCATTCACATCATTCTCGGCGTCGGACTCGTCGGAGCGCTGCTGTCTGTCGGCTTCCAGGGTCTCGACGCGCTCGCCGTTCCTCTTCGGCGCCTCGTGCATTTGGCGACCTGGCAAGCTGGAATGAGCACTAGCTTCGGCCGGACCTCCGTCGTCGCCGTTCTTGCTTCTGTGATGGCAACCTTTGCGCTGGTTGCGAAGGGCGGCTGGGGGCGCCTTCTTTCTCTGGCTGCGCTCAGCGGGACCGGTTTGGCACTTGCGCTGAGCGGCCATGCCAGCGCCGCGGAACCGCAATGGGTTACGCGCCCGATGGTCTTCCTTCACGGCGTCGGGATTGCGTTCTGGACAGGAGTGCTTACACCGCTGGGACTAGCGCTGGCACGTCGCACACCAGAGTCTGCGGGCATGCTGCGCCGCTTCTCCACCACGATCCCGCTCGTTCTCGCCTTGCTGATCGTCGCTGGCATGGTGTTGGCCGTGACCCAGGTTCGCAAACCGGCAGCATTGGTTGAGACCGCCTACGGGGTGGTACTCCTCGCCAAATTGGCTTTGTTTGTTCTGCTTCTTGCTCTTGCGGTGTTTAATCGCCTGCGGCTGACGGAGCCGGCAGAGCGACGTGACGCACCGGCTGCAGGGCGCCTCGCTCGGTCGATCGCCATCGAAACCGTCGTCGCCGTCTTGATCTTCGGCGTAGCCGCAGTATGGCGGTTCACGCCCCCGCCGCGCGCATTGGAAGTTGCCGCTTCCCGACCTGCAGCCGTTCATCTCCATGCAGCGCGAGCCATGGCGAATGTGCGGCTCTCGCCAGGCCGTGTCGGTCAGGTGGCGGCATTCATCGAGGTGTTCGGCAAGGACGGGCAGGTCCTCGCGCCAAGGGAGGTGACGCTCGTCCTTTCCAATCCCGCGTCTGGCATAGAAGCGATCCGGCGGCCCGCGCAGCCCACCGGGGAGAGAAACTGGCGCGTCGATGGTCTCGTGGTGCCCTTGCCCGGCGCTTGGCATGTGCGGCTTGATCTCCTGGTCTCCGATTTCGAGCTCGTGAAGCTCGAGGGCAAGGTTGGAATCCGGCCCTGA
- the ric gene encoding iron-sulfur cluster repair di-iron protein, translated as MTEISLDNTVSAIAAELPGAAELFRGHEISFCCGGDVRLSEAAVKAGLAPSALLAELQALVVAARRDAPEQTSDLIGHILDRYHQTHRAELAWLIPLAQKVERVHGDHPSAPIGLSQVLEHLRDDLESHMMKEEQVLFPMMQRGGSAVIAHPIMRMRDEHEEEAEHLRTIEHVTHGLSLPPGACGSWTALYTGLRKFTDDLIAHMHLENAVLFPRFEDQSQAAL; from the coding sequence ATGACGGAAATAAGCCTCGACAACACCGTGTCAGCGATCGCAGCAGAGCTGCCCGGAGCCGCGGAACTATTCCGGGGACATGAAATCAGCTTCTGTTGCGGCGGCGACGTCCGACTCTCGGAAGCCGCCGTCAAGGCGGGTCTCGCACCGTCGGCGCTGCTTGCAGAGTTGCAAGCCCTCGTAGTGGCCGCGAGACGAGATGCACCTGAGCAGACATCGGACCTCATCGGACACATCCTGGACAGATATCACCAGACGCACCGTGCGGAGCTCGCCTGGCTCATCCCGCTCGCCCAGAAGGTGGAGCGGGTGCACGGAGACCACCCCTCGGCACCGATCGGGCTCTCCCAGGTTCTTGAGCACCTGCGGGACGACCTTGAGAGCCACATGATGAAAGAAGAGCAGGTCCTCTTCCCGATGATGCAACGCGGCGGCAGTGCGGTGATCGCCCATCCGATCATGCGGATGCGAGACGAGCACGAGGAGGAGGCGGAGCATCTCCGGACGATCGAACATGTGACCCATGGGCTTTCGCTGCCGCCAGGCGCCTGCGGCTCGTGGACCGCGCTTTATACGGGACTGCGCAAGTTCACCGACGACTTGATCGCGCACATGCATCTCGAGAACGCCGTGCTGTTTCCGCGCTTCGAAGACCAGTCCCAGGCGGCCCTTTGA
- a CDS encoding NnrS family protein, which produces MTYESTDWGSIWRAPYRPPFFLAGLWALVVPMVWLLPQQLAPDRVEWHSRELVFGMGGAAAGGYLLSALPAWTKRRAVSPAATMIATWLWCVARLTGALSDHLPFIAAATGVSAYFAFLTAMLMHGIVVSGAWDRCWAPLGTGALGINALVSIGDGPGPKPLLYAVLIVLIGGRAVPAFTRSWLDRRGRGKLLYTRRNLSHLAIAGTLLAACLHGAWPPTLPGLLLLFSGAVLLWQMSAWRSLWTRRYPALFILHVAFAWTPTALILGGLSAIIPDQVPADDALHALTMGAMSTMIAALMMRPAMVRDGESLILGRAMAVAFSLVSLSALLRISGGWLNENAFDTVAAAAICWMAGWTLFLVAYFPAMSGPVPRPAFSAALGNKVERGNGITAAEGVSMSAEHQGAGA; this is translated from the coding sequence TTGACTTACGAGTCGACCGATTGGGGTTCCATCTGGCGGGCGCCATACCGACCCCCGTTTTTTCTCGCGGGACTATGGGCGCTTGTCGTGCCCATGGTCTGGCTCCTCCCGCAACAACTCGCACCGGACAGGGTCGAGTGGCACAGCCGCGAACTTGTGTTCGGCATGGGGGGAGCTGCGGCAGGGGGCTATCTCCTGTCGGCCCTGCCAGCCTGGACGAAGAGGAGGGCGGTCTCGCCGGCCGCCACTATGATTGCAACCTGGCTCTGGTGCGTCGCCCGTCTTACCGGCGCGCTCTCGGACCATTTGCCCTTTATCGCTGCCGCGACCGGGGTGTCCGCCTATTTTGCGTTCCTGACTGCGATGTTGATGCATGGCATTGTTGTCTCCGGGGCGTGGGATCGGTGCTGGGCGCCGCTTGGGACGGGCGCGCTTGGCATAAATGCCTTGGTTAGCATCGGCGATGGCCCGGGTCCCAAGCCGCTGCTTTATGCCGTGCTGATCGTTTTAATAGGCGGACGCGCCGTGCCCGCCTTCACGCGATCCTGGCTGGACCGGAGAGGAAGAGGGAAGCTGCTCTACACTCGGCGGAATCTTTCCCACCTGGCGATAGCGGGCACTCTCCTCGCAGCCTGTCTTCATGGCGCTTGGCCGCCCACGCTGCCAGGTCTCCTGCTGTTGTTTTCGGGCGCTGTGCTGCTGTGGCAGATGAGCGCATGGCGGAGCCTCTGGACCCGCCGCTATCCGGCCTTGTTCATCCTGCATGTTGCCTTCGCCTGGACACCGACGGCGCTCATTCTCGGCGGTCTTTCAGCTATTATACCCGACCAGGTTCCAGCAGATGACGCCCTGCACGCGCTGACGATGGGCGCGATGAGCACGATGATCGCCGCCTTGATGATGCGGCCAGCCATGGTCCGCGACGGCGAGTCCCTGATCCTCGGTCGGGCCATGGCGGTCGCGTTCTCACTCGTGTCGCTCTCGGCGCTGCTGCGGATTTCCGGCGGCTGGTTGAATGAAAACGCTTTCGACACCGTCGCTGCTGCCGCAATCTGTTGGATGGCGGGGTGGACGCTCTTCCTCGTCGCATATTTTCCGGCCATGAGCGGTCCTGTTCCTAGACCCGCGTTCAGCGCCGCACTCGGCAATAAGGTCGAGCGTGGCAACGGCATCACGGCCGCGGAAGGGGTTTCTATGTCCGCAGAGCACCAAGGTGCCGGTGCTTGA
- a CDS encoding DUF6522 family protein, with amino-acid sequence MQVQRDQNGDFTFDPAALADRFQLSSDDLRRNIRRGLVTSTVERGEGEDAGTCRLRVKIGNRIWTAILNSEDRVISEEMTFYRASSRTEIKLASDGS; translated from the coding sequence ATGCAGGTTCAACGAGATCAAAATGGAGATTTCACATTCGACCCCGCTGCGCTCGCGGATCGTTTCCAGCTCTCAAGCGACGACTTGCGCCGGAACATCCGTAGGGGGCTCGTCACCAGCACGGTCGAGCGCGGCGAGGGTGAAGACGCTGGCACGTGCCGCTTGCGCGTCAAAATCGGGAACCGAATATGGACCGCAATCCTGAACAGCGAGGATCGCGTGATCAGCGAAGAAATGACCTTTTATCGCGCGAGCTCGCGTACTGAGATCAAACTGGCGTCAGACGGATCTTGA
- the hmpA gene encoding NO-inducible flavohemoprotein — protein MLTQKTKDIVKATAPVLAQHGHAIIQHFYKRMFQAHPELKNIFNMAHQERGEQQQALARAVYAYAANIENPESLSAVLKDIAHKHASLGVRPEQYTIVGEHLLASIKEVLGDAATDEIISAWAQAYGNLADILAGMESELYERSDERSGGWTGWRRFIVREKHPESDVITSFVLEPADGGQVADFEPGQYTSVAVHVPKLGYQQIRQYSLSDSPNGRSYRISVKREDGGLGTPGYVSSLLHDDVNVGDELKLAAPYGNFYIDVTATTPIVLISGGVGLTPMVSMLKKALQTPPRKVVFVHGARNSAVHAMRDRLKEASRTYPEFKLFIFYNEPLPTDIEGHDYDFPGLVDVEEIKDSILLEEADYYICGPVPFMRMQHDKLLSLGISEAHIHYEVFGPNLFAE, from the coding sequence ATGCTGACCCAGAAGACCAAAGATATCGTCAAAGCCACGGCCCCAGTGCTCGCTCAGCACGGGCACGCGATCATCCAGCATTTCTATAAGCGGATGTTTCAGGCGCACCCGGAACTCAAGAACATATTCAACATGGCGCACCAGGAAAGGGGCGAGCAACAGCAAGCGCTCGCACGCGCCGTCTACGCCTATGCAGCCAACATCGAAAATCCGGAGAGCCTTTCGGCGGTGCTGAAGGATATCGCCCATAAGCACGCCAGCCTTGGCGTGCGACCGGAACAATACACCATCGTCGGAGAACATCTGCTTGCATCTATCAAGGAGGTGCTGGGAGATGCCGCGACAGATGAAATCATATCAGCCTGGGCACAGGCCTACGGCAATCTGGCGGATATTTTGGCTGGCATGGAGAGTGAGCTCTATGAGCGCTCGGACGAACGCTCCGGTGGTTGGACCGGCTGGCGTCGTTTTATCGTCCGTGAGAAGCACCCGGAGAGCGATGTCATCACCTCATTCGTGCTGGAGCCGGCGGACGGTGGACAGGTGGCGGATTTCGAGCCTGGACAGTACACGAGTGTCGCGGTGCATGTGCCCAAGCTCGGGTACCAGCAGATACGCCAATACAGCCTTTCGGATTCTCCGAACGGACGCAGCTATCGCATTTCCGTCAAGAGAGAAGATGGCGGCTTGGGGACGCCCGGCTACGTCTCGTCCTTGCTGCACGATGATGTCAATGTCGGCGATGAACTCAAGCTCGCTGCTCCCTACGGGAATTTCTACATCGACGTCACCGCGACGACGCCGATCGTTCTGATCAGCGGCGGGGTCGGTCTGACGCCGATGGTCAGTATGCTGAAGAAGGCGCTCCAGACACCGCCGCGGAAGGTCGTGTTCGTGCATGGCGCACGAAACAGCGCAGTGCATGCGATGCGTGACCGTCTGAAGGAAGCCTCCCGCACCTACCCGGAATTCAAGCTGTTCATCTTCTACAACGAGCCCCTGCCGACGGATATCGAGGGGCATGACTACGATTTTCCCGGATTGGTCGACGTCGAGGAGATCAAGGACAGCATCCTCCTCGAGGAGGCCGACTATTACATCTGCGGACCGGTTCCGTTCATGCGCATGCAGCACGACAAGCTGCTCAGCCTTGGCATTTCCGAAGCGCATATTCACTACGAAGTATTCGGCCCCAATTTATTCGCCGAGTGA
- a CDS encoding FAD:protein FMN transferase, with protein sequence MVSPITRRRAICIMAAAAGLPLLDLGGRAEAAVAALTWRGRALGAPATLILNLESQAAAARLIDRVVAEVSRLERVFSLYQSDSVLSELNRTGAIAAPPSDLVNLLEASHDFWVATGGAFDPTVQPLWTLYAEHFSASDADPAGPPEAAKRRALSRVGMDKLKFNRDRVVFSQPGMGLTLNGIAQGYITDRIVGLLKDAGMANSLVSMGETRAIGAQHDGRPWRVGLATREDAGTPDSVLSLVNRAVATSSPDGFQFGGSGRFGHILDPLSGATPRLYRRVSVVAPTATAADAFSTAFSLMGSSAVRIACEHHSELTVEMISTSGAHERCGRA encoded by the coding sequence ATGGTTAGCCCGATTACGCGCCGCCGGGCGATCTGCATCATGGCCGCTGCCGCCGGACTCCCGCTGCTGGACCTTGGCGGACGTGCCGAAGCCGCAGTGGCCGCGTTGACGTGGAGAGGCCGCGCCCTGGGCGCGCCCGCGACACTGATCCTGAACTTAGAGAGCCAGGCAGCCGCGGCGCGGCTCATAGACCGTGTCGTTGCCGAGGTGTCGCGCCTCGAGAGGGTGTTCAGTCTTTACCAGAGCGATTCCGTCCTCTCCGAACTGAACCGAACCGGAGCGATCGCCGCTCCGCCGTCGGATCTGGTGAACCTGCTCGAGGCGAGCCATGACTTCTGGGTGGCGACTGGTGGTGCCTTCGACCCCACCGTTCAACCTCTGTGGACGCTCTATGCAGAGCACTTTTCCGCCAGCGACGCTGATCCTGCGGGACCGCCGGAGGCCGCGAAGAGGCGCGCATTGTCGCGCGTCGGCATGGACAAGCTCAAGTTCAACCGCGATCGCGTCGTATTCTCCCAACCGGGAATGGGGCTGACCCTCAATGGCATAGCGCAGGGCTACATCACCGACCGGATCGTCGGCCTGCTCAAGGATGCGGGTATGGCAAACAGTCTCGTCAGCATGGGCGAAACACGCGCCATCGGGGCGCAGCACGACGGCCGGCCGTGGCGGGTCGGACTTGCGACGCGAGAAGATGCCGGCACGCCGGACAGCGTACTGAGCCTCGTCAACAGGGCCGTCGCGACCTCGAGCCCGGACGGCTTCCAATTCGGCGGCTCCGGCCGGTTCGGCCACATTCTCGACCCGCTGAGCGGGGCAACGCCAAGACTCTATCGACGGGTCAGCGTCGTAGCCCCGACTGCGACGGCTGCCGACGCCTTCTCAACCGCCTTCAGCCTCATGGGCAGTTCGGCTGTTCGCATCGCGTGCGAGCACCATTCGGAACTGACCGTTGAAATGATCTCTACTTCGGGTGCGCACGAGCGGTGCGGCCGTGCGTGA
- a CDS encoding nitrous oxide reductase accessory protein NosL produces the protein MRFTVATAILAATLVLAGCQKEEDAMMPSPYALTADAMGRYCGMNVLEHPGPKGQIILQDIPEPIWFSSARDAVAFTMLPEEPKDVAAIYVSDMGAAPSWGEPGTQNWIDATKAFYVIGSKVRGGMGAEEAVPFSSERAARDFAARNGGRVTGFEEIPKDYVLGTGASEYGAGIETESHGEAQTHG, from the coding sequence ATGAGGTTCACGGTCGCCACTGCCATCCTCGCCGCAACGCTTGTCCTTGCCGGCTGCCAGAAGGAGGAGGATGCGATGATGCCCTCCCCCTATGCGCTCACGGCCGACGCAATGGGACGCTACTGCGGCATGAACGTCCTCGAGCATCCGGGGCCGAAGGGCCAGATCATCCTGCAGGACATCCCCGAACCCATCTGGTTCTCTTCGGCGCGGGACGCCGTCGCCTTTACGATGTTACCGGAGGAACCCAAGGACGTCGCCGCGATCTATGTATCGGACATGGGCGCAGCGCCGAGCTGGGGGGAGCCGGGAACGCAGAACTGGATCGACGCGACAAAGGCGTTCTACGTCATCGGCAGCAAGGTAAGGGGCGGAATGGGGGCCGAGGAGGCGGTGCCGTTTTCGAGCGAACGCGCTGCACGGGATTTCGCTGCAAGGAATGGCGGCCGGGTGACCGGATTCGAGGAAATTCCCAAGGACTATGTACTGGGGACCGGGGCCTCCGAGTACGGCGCGGGAATCGAAACCGAGAGCCATGGGGAGGCTCAAACTCATGGTTAG
- a CDS encoding ABC transporter permease — protein sequence MSNIFTLAGKEIQEGMRNRWVLATTLLLTALALTLSFLGSVPTGSVGVDKLDVVIVSLSSLTIFLVPLIALLLSHDAIVGEMERGTMLLLLSYPIGRREVVFGKFLGHLAILAFATLFGYGAAAAALVATGSAVGPDSWRAFGSMIASSILLGAVFASIGYLISSMARERATAGGIAIGIWLFFVLIYDMALLGGLVAAQGLAIPTGLLNLLLLANPTDVYRLLNLGSGGARALSALGGVADHTGLSAPVLLAAFGFWTLAPLGFATLIFSRREL from the coding sequence ATGAGCAATATCTTCACCCTCGCCGGGAAAGAGATCCAGGAAGGCATGCGGAACCGGTGGGTACTGGCAACCACCTTGCTACTGACCGCACTTGCCCTGACGCTGTCCTTCCTTGGCAGCGTGCCGACCGGTAGCGTGGGCGTCGACAAGCTTGATGTCGTCATCGTCAGCCTCTCGAGCCTCACCATCTTCCTCGTGCCGTTGATCGCCCTCCTGCTGTCGCATGACGCGATCGTCGGCGAGATGGAGCGAGGAACGATGCTGCTTCTCCTCAGCTATCCTATCGGACGCCGCGAGGTCGTCTTCGGGAAGTTCCTCGGTCATCTGGCGATACTCGCCTTCGCAACGCTCTTCGGCTACGGCGCGGCTGCTGCCGCGCTGGTCGCGACGGGAAGCGCTGTCGGACCGGATAGCTGGCGGGCCTTCGGGTCGATGATCGCGTCCTCGATCCTCCTTGGGGCCGTGTTTGCGTCGATCGGCTATCTTATAAGCTCGATGGCCAGGGAGCGCGCGACGGCCGGGGGCATCGCGATTGGAATCTGGCTGTTCTTCGTGTTGATCTACGACATGGCGCTGCTCGGCGGTCTCGTTGCCGCGCAGGGGCTGGCCATTCCGACCGGGCTGCTCAACCTGCTCCTGCTCGCCAACCCGACCGACGTCTACCGCCTGCTCAACCTCGGTTCCGGTGGGGCACGCGCTCTTTCGGCCCTGGGAGGCGTCGCCGACCACACCGGCCTTTCCGCGCCCGTCCTGCTTGCAGCGTTCGGGTTCTGGACGCTCGCACCGCTCGGATTCGCCACGTTGATCTTCTCAAGGAGGGAGCTATGA
- a CDS encoding ABC transporter ATP-binding protein, which yields MTGTVEIVNVSKCYGNSTVVRDISFGLGAAETVALVGHNGAGKTTLIKLMLGLIRPTKGLVRVLGENPATGDFAVRQRLGYLPESVSFNMALTGRETLRFYARLKRVDCVAASDLFERVGLAEEAVDRPVRTYSKGMRQRLGLAQALLGTPRILLLDEPTSGLDPALRRNFYELITELRAKGTTVLLSSHALTELEGRADRVIIVNKGVKIADGTLEELRGIARLPTRISLTFSQADATPAWLNGGMKWCRSPHGVLDAEVSSDRKISLLHEITADAALLSGLTITEPTLDDLYAHFLKGGVTK from the coding sequence ATGACCGGGACAGTCGAGATAGTCAACGTCAGCAAGTGCTACGGAAACTCGACCGTAGTGCGGGACATTTCTTTCGGATTGGGAGCAGCCGAAACCGTCGCGCTCGTCGGGCATAACGGCGCCGGCAAGACCACCCTCATCAAGCTGATGCTCGGCCTTATCCGGCCGACAAAAGGTCTGGTGCGTGTCCTCGGAGAGAACCCGGCGACGGGCGACTTCGCGGTACGGCAACGCCTGGGTTATCTCCCGGAGAGCGTCTCCTTCAACATGGCGCTGACAGGGCGGGAGACTCTGCGCTTCTACGCACGGCTGAAGCGGGTGGACTGTGTAGCCGCCAGCGATCTTTTCGAGCGCGTCGGGCTAGCCGAGGAAGCCGTCGACCGGCCCGTCCGGACCTATTCCAAGGGCATGCGACAACGCCTGGGCCTGGCGCAGGCCCTGCTCGGCACGCCACGGATCCTGCTCCTCGACGAACCCACTAGCGGACTCGACCCGGCCCTGCGGCGGAACTTCTACGAGCTGATCACCGAACTGCGGGCAAAGGGCACCACCGTGCTGCTCTCGTCGCACGCCCTTACCGAACTCGAGGGCCGGGCCGATCGCGTGATCATCGTCAACAAAGGCGTGAAGATCGCAGACGGAACACTTGAGGAGCTTCGTGGCATCGCCCGGCTGCCGACGCGAATCAGCCTGACGTTCTCCCAGGCCGACGCCACGCCTGCCTGGCTGAACGGCGGCATGAAATGGTGCCGCAGCCCGCACGGCGTCCTCGACGCGGAAGTTTCCTCGGACCGCAAGATCTCGCTGCTGCATGAGATCACCGCAGATGCTGCGCTGCTCTCCGGCTTGACGATCACTGAACCGACGCTTGATGACCTTTACGCGCATTTTCTCAAGGGTGGGGTAACGAAATGA
- a CDS encoding nitrous oxide reductase family maturation protein NosD, translating into MVRSNISAFGMTALAAVILACPVSAATIRKAADGLPLQPVLDRASPGDVIVLQGEHQGPVTIGKTLTLEGEPGALIMGNGKGSVITVKAPQSIVRGLEIRGSGKDLSGMDSGIFVAQTATGARVEKNAIIGNLVGIYLHGARDAWALGNRIIGLREGRISEAGDGISVWNAPGARVVDNDVSYGRDGIFSKTSKRNVFSGNRFRQLRFAVHYMYTNDSEISDNVSTGNAVGYAIMYSNRLKIEGNRSDGDRDHGLLLNYANNSRITGNIVVGRLQPADRWLKARSSEHGVPKAEDEKQTGVEVRRLGPEKCVFIYNANKNRFRNNVFEGCAIGIHFTAGSEGNLISGNSFISNRNQVKYVGTRHLDWSSEGQGNYWSDNPAFDLNGDGVGDSPYRPNDLIDKVLWTSPQAKLLTTSPAVQVIRWAQAQFPAILPGGVVDSHPLMVPADRKVVQ; encoded by the coding sequence ATGGTTCGGTCGAACATATCGGCTTTCGGGATGACGGCGCTTGCCGCCGTCATCCTCGCCTGTCCCGTCTCGGCCGCGACGATTCGGAAGGCTGCCGACGGGTTGCCGCTCCAGCCTGTGCTCGACCGCGCCTCGCCCGGCGACGTCATCGTGCTGCAAGGCGAACATCAGGGACCGGTTACAATCGGCAAAACGCTGACGCTCGAAGGCGAACCCGGAGCCCTTATCATGGGCAACGGCAAAGGCAGCGTGATAACCGTGAAGGCGCCGCAGTCGATCGTCCGCGGCCTCGAAATCAGAGGCTCGGGCAAGGACCTTTCTGGAATGGACTCCGGCATCTTCGTGGCACAGACGGCGACCGGAGCGCGCGTGGAGAAGAACGCGATCATCGGCAATCTCGTCGGCATCTATCTTCACGGTGCACGAGACGCCTGGGCACTAGGCAACCGGATCATCGGCTTGCGCGAGGGCAGGATTAGCGAGGCGGGGGACGGCATATCGGTCTGGAATGCGCCGGGCGCGCGGGTCGTCGACAATGACGTCAGCTACGGGCGCGATGGTATTTTCAGCAAAACGAGCAAGCGGAATGTCTTCAGCGGCAATCGCTTTCGTCAACTGCGGTTCGCAGTGCATTACATGTACACGAATGACAGCGAAATCAGCGACAACGTCTCGACGGGCAACGCTGTCGGCTATGCGATCATGTATTCCAACCGCCTCAAGATAGAAGGCAATCGCTCGGACGGGGATCGCGACCACGGACTTCTGTTGAACTACGCGAACAACTCCCGGATCACCGGGAACATCGTCGTCGGCCGCCTTCAGCCGGCGGACCGCTGGCTGAAGGCGCGGTCCTCGGAGCACGGCGTTCCGAAGGCCGAGGACGAGAAACAGACAGGAGTTGAAGTCCGCCGACTTGGGCCGGAAAAATGCGTATTCATCTACAATGCTAACAAGAACCGCTTTCGGAACAACGTGTTCGAGGGCTGCGCGATCGGCATCCACTTCACCGCAGGCTCGGAGGGCAACCTGATCAGCGGCAACTCCTTCATCAGCAATCGAAATCAGGTCAAGTATGTTGGTACGCGCCACCTCGATTGGTCGTCTGAAGGACAGGGCAATTACTGGAGCGACAACCCCGCCTTCGACCTCAACGGCGACGGTGTTGGCGATAGCCCCTACAGACCGAATGATCTAATCGACAAGGTATTATGGACTTCCCCGCAGGCAAAGCTGCTGACCACTAGCCCCGCCGTCCAGGTGATCCGCTGGGCGCAGGCGCAGTTTCCGGCAATCCTGCCCGGCGGCGTCGTCGACAGCCACCCGCTGATGGTGCCGGCAGACAGGAAGGTCGTGCAATGA